The following are from one region of the Streptomyces tuirus genome:
- a CDS encoding ornithine cyclodeaminase family protein, with the protein MLPYLDADLLDRLLPFPQAISALHSTLQDGPPTVTAPPRTTAEAPGGHVLIMPAADRDLFGIKIAGVAPDNPAKGLPRITGTYLLYDADTLRPILAIDGPALTLRRTAALSALAVDLLAPRDISRLLIYGTGPQAAAHLQALRAVRHLPSIAVSGRTPRRTRAFADAHGIDVAGPDDLPQADVVACCTSSTTPLFDGRHLSQHATVIAMGSHTPDARELDSHTLRGAQVIVEDVPTATREAADIAEALTSGDITNPLPLHEVVTGQTPAQTDRRRVFRSVGMAWEDLSTAKAALTQWRTMPACT; encoded by the coding sequence ATGCTGCCCTACCTCGACGCTGACCTTCTGGACAGGCTGCTGCCGTTCCCGCAAGCGATCAGCGCGCTGCACAGCACCCTCCAGGACGGGCCGCCCACCGTCACCGCACCACCCCGGACCACCGCCGAAGCCCCCGGCGGACATGTCCTCATCATGCCCGCAGCGGACCGAGACCTGTTCGGCATCAAGATCGCCGGGGTCGCGCCGGACAACCCGGCGAAAGGTCTGCCCCGGATCACCGGCACCTACCTGCTCTACGACGCTGACACCCTGCGGCCCATCCTCGCGATCGACGGCCCCGCCCTCACACTGCGACGCACGGCCGCCCTGTCCGCACTCGCGGTCGACCTCCTCGCCCCTCGCGACATCTCCCGGTTGCTGATCTACGGCACCGGACCACAAGCAGCAGCACACCTCCAAGCCCTCCGCGCTGTCCGGCACTTGCCGTCCATCGCCGTCAGCGGCCGGACCCCCCGGCGGACCCGCGCGTTCGCCGACGCCCACGGGATCGACGTCGCCGGACCGGACGACCTCCCCCAAGCCGACGTCGTCGCCTGCTGCACCAGCTCCACCACGCCGTTGTTCGACGGCCGGCACCTTTCGCAGCACGCGACCGTCATCGCGATGGGTTCACACACACCCGACGCCCGCGAACTCGACAGCCACACCCTCCGCGGCGCACAGGTCATCGTCGAAGACGTCCCCACCGCCACCCGCGAAGCCGCCGACATCGCCGAGGCACTCACCTCCGGCGACATCACCAACCCCCTGCCCCTCCACGAGGTCGTCACCGGACAAACCCCGGCACAAACCGACCGACGACGCGTCTTCAGATCCGTGGGCATGGCCTGGGAAGACCTGAGCACCGCCAAAGCAGCACTCACACAATGGAGGACCATGCCGGCGTGCACCTGA
- a CDS encoding DUF6214 family protein, giving the protein MAVRPAWEVRENEGATRWFEFRLAFADGARVDALAVVGGGCVCLEEVRAQPALSLDDLAVLAEWIEESVAEACGGGPGSDGRGSEGRRARPARPRGAEGKLLVAREYRAAQRDGADPVLAVMGATGHSRRTSLRLIGQARDAGLLSPRRARR; this is encoded by the coding sequence GTGGCCGTGCGCCCCGCCTGGGAAGTGCGGGAGAACGAGGGCGCCACGCGCTGGTTCGAGTTCCGGCTGGCTTTCGCGGACGGCGCCCGGGTCGACGCGCTGGCCGTCGTGGGCGGCGGATGCGTCTGCCTCGAAGAGGTGCGCGCTCAGCCCGCGCTGTCCCTCGACGACCTGGCGGTGCTCGCCGAGTGGATCGAGGAGTCGGTCGCCGAGGCGTGCGGCGGCGGGCCCGGGTCCGACGGCCGCGGGAGCGAGGGGCGCCGGGCCCGCCCCGCCCGGCCGCGCGGGGCGGAGGGGAAACTGCTGGTGGCGCGGGAGTACCGCGCGGCTCAGCGGGACGGCGCCGACCCGGTCCTCGCCGTGATGGGCGCGACCGGGCACAGCCGTCGTACCTCGCTCAGGCTGATCGGCCAGGCCCGGGACGCGGGCCTGCTGTCCCCGCGCCGCGCCCGGCGCTGA
- a CDS encoding FAD-dependent oxidoreductase, with protein MLRVAVVGSGPSGCYTAQSLVRMDSGVHVDVLDRLPCPYGLVRYGVAPDHEKIKSLQNNLRAVLEHERVRFLGGVQIGPGGVTTGRLRELYHAVVYCVGAATDRRLGIPGEDLPGSWSATQFVSWYSAHPDAVDAGFLRDARSAVVIGVGNVAVDVTRMLARGLAELTPTDMPQAALTTLADSRVSEIHMVGRRGPSRARFTTKELRELGTLPETDVVVDPAELALDPGYTDPSALPTPQRRNVEVLRGWASTPPKGAPRRIHLRFFLRPAELLAEGGHVGAVRLERTAPDGRGGVTGTGRHEVIAGQLVLRSVGYRGVPLEGLPFDPVTGTVPNLSGRVLRGGAVAPGEYVAGWIKRGPTGVIGTNRPCAKETATSLLEDAPVLTLRAVPDDPLPALRAAGTDPVQWPGWQSIERAEAELGASLGRGVVKLPDWPSLLKAAAGKAP; from the coding sequence GTGCTGCGAGTCGCCGTCGTAGGCTCCGGGCCGAGCGGGTGCTACACCGCCCAGAGCCTCGTCCGGATGGACTCCGGGGTGCACGTCGACGTCCTGGACCGGCTGCCCTGCCCCTACGGCCTCGTCCGTTACGGTGTGGCACCCGACCACGAGAAGATCAAGTCACTGCAGAACAACCTGCGCGCGGTTCTGGAGCACGAGCGGGTCCGGTTCCTCGGCGGTGTGCAGATCGGCCCCGGCGGCGTGACCACCGGCCGCCTGCGGGAGCTGTACCACGCGGTGGTGTACTGCGTGGGCGCCGCCACCGACCGGCGTCTGGGCATTCCCGGGGAGGATCTGCCGGGGAGCTGGTCGGCGACGCAGTTCGTGTCCTGGTACAGCGCCCATCCGGACGCCGTGGACGCCGGCTTCCTGCGGGACGCCCGGTCGGCCGTGGTCATCGGGGTGGGGAACGTCGCGGTGGACGTCACGCGGATGCTGGCCCGGGGCCTGGCCGAGCTCACCCCGACCGATATGCCGCAGGCGGCCCTGACCACCCTCGCGGACAGCCGGGTGTCCGAGATCCACATGGTGGGCCGGCGCGGCCCGTCCCGGGCCCGGTTCACCACCAAGGAGCTGCGCGAGCTGGGCACCCTGCCGGAGACGGACGTCGTCGTCGACCCGGCGGAGCTGGCCCTGGATCCGGGATACACGGACCCGTCCGCGCTGCCCACCCCGCAGCGCCGCAACGTCGAGGTCCTGCGGGGCTGGGCCTCGACGCCCCCGAAAGGCGCTCCGCGCCGCATCCACCTCCGGTTCTTCCTCCGCCCGGCCGAACTGCTCGCCGAGGGGGGCCATGTCGGCGCGGTGCGGCTGGAGCGGACGGCCCCGGACGGCCGGGGCGGCGTGACGGGCACGGGCCGCCACGAGGTCATCGCGGGACAGCTGGTCCTGCGCTCGGTGGGCTACCGCGGAGTCCCTCTGGAGGGCCTCCCCTTCGACCCGGTCACCGGCACCGTCCCGAACCTGTCCGGGCGGGTCCTGCGCGGGGGCGCCGTCGCCCCGGGCGAGTATGTGGCGGGCTGGATCAAGCGCGGCCCCACGGGCGTCATCGGCACGAACCGCCCCTGCGCGAAGGAGACGGCGACCTCGCTCCTGGAGGACGCGCCGGTGCTCACTCTGCGGGCCGTGCCCGACGACCCGCTCCCGGCGCTGCGCGCGGCGGGGACCGACCCGGTGCAATGGCCTGGCTGGCAGTCGATCGAGCGGGCGGAGGCGGAACTGGGAGCGTCGCTGGGTCGCGGTGTGGTGAAACTCCCGGACTGGCCTTCCCTGTTGAAGGCGGCGGCGGGCAAGGCCCCCTGA
- a CDS encoding ArsR/SmtB family transcription factor, protein MSSPAVSSRDLPHPASGEIRLEDVLHALSDPMRMRIVRELAAAPGELSCSHFDLPVTKSTTTHHFRVLRESGVIRQVYRGTAKMNGLRRDDLDDLFPGLLAALLDGAARQAARLGG, encoded by the coding sequence GTGTCGTCCCCCGCCGTCAGCAGTCGTGACCTGCCACATCCCGCGTCCGGCGAGATCCGGCTGGAGGACGTGCTGCACGCGCTCTCGGATCCGATGCGGATGCGGATCGTGCGAGAACTCGCCGCCGCGCCGGGCGAGTTGTCCTGCTCGCACTTCGATCTGCCCGTCACCAAGTCGACCACCACGCACCACTTCCGGGTGCTGCGGGAGAGCGGGGTGATCCGGCAGGTGTACCGGGGGACGGCCAAGATGAACGGCTTGCGGCGAGACGACCTGGACGACCTGTTCCCGGGGTTGCTGGCCGCGCTGCTCGACGGCGCCGCCCGGCAGGCCGCCCGGCTCGGCGGCTGA
- a CDS encoding NADH:flavin oxidoreductase/NADH oxidase, translating to MSALFEPYTLRELTIPNRVWMPPMCQYSAAPEGPESGAPTDWHFAHYAARATGGTGLIIVEATAISAQGRISPYDLGIWNDTQVEAFRRITRFLAAQGTVPAIQLAHAGRKASTERPWKGGAPVGPDAHGWDSVAPSPLAFDDSHPAPAELTVDQIQDVVRQFAAAARRALAAGFEVAEIHGAHGYLINEFLSPHSNHRTDAYGGSYENRIRFALEVVDAVREVWPDDKPLFFRVSATDWLEDGGWTADDTVRFAADLRAHGIDLLDVSTGGNASGVRIPTGPGYQVPFAARVKNETGLPVAAVGLITDVEQAEKILANGEADAVLLGRELLRNPSWARHAARELGGEVRVPDQYHRSV from the coding sequence GTGAGCGCGCTCTTCGAGCCCTACACCCTGCGCGAGCTGACGATCCCGAACCGCGTGTGGATGCCCCCGATGTGCCAGTACTCGGCGGCGCCCGAGGGCCCGGAGTCCGGGGCCCCCACCGACTGGCACTTCGCCCACTACGCCGCCCGCGCCACCGGCGGGACGGGCCTGATCATCGTCGAGGCGACCGCGATCTCGGCGCAGGGCCGCATCTCCCCCTACGACCTGGGCATCTGGAACGACACACAGGTCGAGGCGTTCCGCCGGATCACCCGCTTCCTCGCCGCGCAGGGCACGGTGCCGGCGATCCAGCTGGCCCACGCCGGACGCAAGGCGTCGACGGAACGCCCCTGGAAGGGCGGTGCCCCGGTCGGCCCGGACGCCCACGGATGGGACTCGGTCGCCCCGAGCCCGCTCGCGTTCGACGACAGTCACCCGGCCCCGGCCGAGCTGACCGTCGACCAGATCCAGGACGTGGTCCGGCAGTTCGCGGCCGCGGCGCGCCGCGCCCTGGCCGCCGGCTTCGAGGTCGCCGAGATCCACGGTGCCCACGGTTACCTGATCAACGAGTTCCTCTCCCCGCACTCCAACCACCGCACCGACGCCTACGGCGGCTCGTACGAGAACCGCATCCGTTTCGCCCTCGAGGTCGTCGACGCCGTACGGGAGGTGTGGCCGGACGACAAGCCGCTGTTCTTCCGCGTCTCGGCGACCGATTGGCTCGAGGACGGCGGCTGGACCGCGGACGACACGGTCCGCTTCGCCGCCGACCTGCGGGCCCACGGCATCGACCTGCTGGACGTCTCCACCGGCGGCAACGCCTCCGGCGTCCGCATCCCCACCGGCCCCGGCTACCAGGTGCCCTTCGCGGCCCGGGTGAAGAACGAGACGGGCCTGCCGGTCGCCGCGGTCGGGCTCATCACCGACGTCGAGCAGGCCGAGAAGATCCTGGCCAACGGCGAGGCGGACGCGGTTCTGCTGGGCCGCGAGCTGCTGCGCAACCCCTCGTGGGCGCGGCACGCGGCGCGGGAACTCGGCGGCGAGGTACGGGTGCCGGACCAGTACCACCGATCGGTCTGA
- a CDS encoding pectate lyase has translation MTSATRPRAGRRALTGALATLGLSVGMLMTTHAPTASAATWPAPNGSQGTSSTISVSGTKDYGMKRYYGTGDLAGDGQEEGQDPIFKLADGAVLKNVILGAPAADGIHCEGSCTLQNVWWEDVGEDAATFRGGNGATYQVIGGGAKKAADKVFQHNGGGTLTISDFAVQEFKTLYRSCGDCSTQYTRKVNLNTVDVTGTGSTARLVGINVNRNDVATLRNITIRNDSGRKVVPCQKYNNNTAVGSGPDSKNCLYSASDITYG, from the coding sequence ATGACTTCTGCGACACGCCCGCGCGCCGGCAGGCGCGCACTGACCGGCGCACTGGCCACTCTCGGCCTGTCGGTTGGCATGCTCATGACCACTCATGCGCCCACCGCGAGCGCGGCGACCTGGCCGGCCCCCAACGGCAGCCAGGGCACCTCCTCCACCATCTCCGTGTCCGGCACCAAGGACTACGGGATGAAGCGGTACTACGGCACCGGGGACCTGGCCGGTGACGGCCAGGAGGAGGGCCAGGACCCGATCTTCAAGCTCGCGGACGGCGCGGTGCTGAAGAACGTCATCCTGGGCGCCCCCGCCGCCGACGGCATCCACTGCGAGGGCAGCTGCACGCTGCAGAACGTCTGGTGGGAGGACGTCGGCGAGGACGCCGCGACCTTCCGCGGCGGCAACGGCGCGACCTACCAGGTGATCGGCGGCGGCGCGAAGAAGGCCGCGGACAAGGTCTTCCAGCACAACGGCGGCGGCACGCTGACCATCTCCGATTTCGCGGTGCAGGAGTTCAAGACGCTGTACCGCTCGTGCGGCGACTGCTCCACGCAGTACACGCGCAAGGTCAACCTCAACACCGTCGACGTGACCGGCACCGGCTCCACCGCGCGGCTCGTCGGCATCAACGTCAACCGCAACGACGTCGCGACGCTGCGGAACATCACGATCCGCAACGACTCCGGCCGCAAGGTCGTGCCCTGCCAGAAGTACAACAACAACACCGCTGTCGGCTCCGGACCCGACAGCAAGAACTGCCTGTACTCCGCCTCGGACATCACCTACGGATAG
- a CDS encoding PaaX family transcriptional regulator C-terminal domain-containing protein translates to MPMNVPARSGALDLRPLSARSVVLSLLLGAHPPELPVRELVRLVEGFDVGGSTLRAALSRMVAAGDLRRTEGGYRLSDRLLERQRRQDDAVHPRTRAWDGDWEMVVVTATGRGPAERAELRTRLGALRLAELREGVWLRPANLPRALPDDLDQVVQRYTARPDRPSGELAETLWPLDVWSATARSLLDHIAGAPRPADRLTAFAAVVRHLLADPVLPPELLPADWPGTGLRAAYTDYQRELVGEVRARGRGT, encoded by the coding sequence ATGCCGATGAACGTCCCGGCGCGATCCGGCGCGCTCGACCTGCGTCCGCTGTCCGCGCGGTCGGTCGTGCTGAGCCTGCTCCTCGGGGCGCATCCTCCCGAGCTGCCGGTCAGGGAACTGGTGCGGCTCGTGGAGGGCTTCGACGTCGGCGGATCGACCCTGCGGGCCGCGCTCAGCCGGATGGTGGCCGCAGGGGACCTGCGGCGCACGGAGGGCGGCTACCGCCTCAGTGACCGGCTGCTGGAGCGCCAGCGCCGCCAGGACGACGCCGTGCACCCGCGCACGCGCGCGTGGGACGGCGACTGGGAGATGGTCGTGGTCACGGCGACCGGACGCGGCCCGGCCGAACGGGCCGAGCTGCGCACCCGGCTGGGCGCCCTCCGGCTCGCCGAACTCCGCGAGGGCGTCTGGCTCCGCCCCGCCAACCTGCCCCGCGCCCTGCCGGACGACCTTGACCAGGTGGTGCAGCGCTACACGGCCCGCCCCGACCGGCCCTCGGGCGAATTGGCCGAGACGCTGTGGCCGCTGGATGTCTGGTCCGCCACGGCCCGGTCCCTGCTCGACCACATCGCCGGCGCACCCCGCCCGGCCGACCGTCTGACGGCCTTCGCCGCCGTCGTACGGCACCTGCTCGCCGACCCCGTCCTGCCGCCGGAGCTCCTGCCGGCCGACTGGCCCGGCACCGGACTGCGCGCCGCCTACACCGACTACCAGCGGGAGCTGGTCGGGGAGGTGCGTGCGCGGGGGCGCGGCACCTGA
- a CDS encoding acyl-CoA dehydrogenase family protein: MVSTLDEQRAHGGPGTHDVTNQAPPLTPYDASDDTALLEGLRREGAGWAEEDLRRLGRQAGSARVQEWADLANRHEPELRTHDRYGNRVDEVEFHPSWHHLMRTAIGEGLAASPWADERPGAHVVRSAGGLVWGHTEAGHGCPTSMTYAAVPALRRQPELAKLYEPLLTSREYDPVLREPTEKRGLLAGMGMTEKQGGSDVRTNTTAATPTAEPGVYTLRGHKWFTSAPMCDVFLVLAQAPGGLSCFLVPRVLPDGTRNTFRIQRLKDKLGNRSNASSEPEFDGTVAWLVGPEGQGVKTIIEMVNCTRLDCVMMSAALMRKSLVEAGHHARHRSAFGARLVDQPLMRNVLGDLALESEAATTLTLRLAGAADRAIRGDEAEAAFRRIATAVGKYWVTKRGPAFTAEALECLGGNGYVEDSGMPRHYREAPLLSIWEGSGNVNALDVLRALSREPGTAEALFGELALARGADARLDAAVTRLKTGLSEASATTARRLVEQMALTLQASLLVRHAPPAVADAFCATRLGGDWGHAFGTLPESAGLAAIVERALPGAAG; encoded by the coding sequence ATGGTCTCGACACTGGACGAACAGCGGGCCCACGGCGGTCCCGGCACGCACGACGTCACCAACCAGGCCCCGCCCCTCACCCCCTACGACGCCTCCGACGACACGGCCCTGCTGGAGGGGCTGCGGCGGGAGGGCGCCGGGTGGGCCGAGGAGGACCTGCGGCGGCTCGGCCGGCAGGCCGGCAGCGCCCGGGTGCAGGAGTGGGCCGACCTGGCCAACCGGCACGAGCCGGAGCTGCGGACGCACGACCGGTACGGCAACCGCGTCGACGAGGTCGAGTTCCACCCCAGTTGGCACCACCTGATGCGCACGGCGATCGGAGAGGGCCTGGCCGCCTCGCCCTGGGCGGACGAGCGGCCCGGCGCCCATGTCGTGCGGAGCGCGGGCGGACTGGTGTGGGGGCACACCGAGGCCGGGCACGGCTGCCCGACGTCGATGACGTACGCGGCCGTTCCGGCGCTGCGCAGGCAGCCGGAGCTGGCGAAGCTCTACGAGCCGCTGCTGACGAGCCGGGAGTACGACCCCGTCCTGCGGGAGCCCACGGAGAAGCGCGGGCTGCTGGCGGGCATGGGGATGACCGAGAAGCAGGGCGGTTCCGACGTCCGCACCAACACCACGGCGGCCACGCCCACGGCCGAGCCCGGGGTGTACACCCTGCGCGGGCACAAGTGGTTCACCTCGGCGCCGATGTGCGACGTGTTCCTGGTGCTGGCGCAGGCCCCGGGCGGGCTGTCGTGCTTCCTGGTGCCGCGCGTGCTGCCCGACGGGACCCGCAACACCTTCCGCATCCAGCGGCTGAAGGACAAGCTGGGCAACCGGTCCAACGCCTCCTCCGAGCCCGAGTTCGACGGGACGGTGGCCTGGCTGGTCGGCCCCGAGGGCCAGGGCGTGAAGACCATCATCGAGATGGTCAACTGCACGCGGCTGGACTGCGTGATGATGTCGGCCGCGCTGATGCGCAAGTCCCTCGTCGAGGCGGGGCACCATGCGCGCCACCGGAGCGCGTTCGGCGCCCGGCTCGTGGACCAGCCGCTGATGCGCAACGTTCTCGGCGATCTGGCGCTGGAGTCGGAGGCCGCCACGACGCTCACCCTGCGGCTGGCGGGGGCGGCCGACCGGGCGATCCGCGGGGACGAGGCCGAGGCGGCGTTCCGCCGGATCGCCACCGCCGTCGGCAAGTACTGGGTGACCAAGCGGGGCCCGGCCTTCACCGCGGAGGCCCTGGAGTGCCTCGGCGGCAACGGCTACGTCGAGGACTCCGGGATGCCCCGGCACTACCGGGAGGCGCCCCTGCTGTCGATCTGGGAGGGCTCGGGGAACGTCAACGCCCTCGACGTGCTGCGCGCGTTGAGCCGTGAACCGGGTACCGCAGAGGCCCTGTTCGGGGAGCTCGCCCTCGCCCGGGGCGCCGACGCCCGGCTGGACGCGGCCGTGACACGGCTCAAGACGGGGTTGTCCGAGGCGTCCGCGACGACGGCACGGCGTCTCGTGGAGCAGATGGCGCTGACCCTCCAGGCCTCCCTCCTCGTGCGGCACGCCCCGCCGGCGGTCGCCGACGCGTTCTGCGCGACGCGGCTCGGGGGCGACTGGGGGCACGCGTTCGGGACGCTGCCGGAGTCGGCGGGCCTGGCCGCGATCGTGGAGCGGGCGCTGCCGGGCGCCGCGGGCTGA
- a CDS encoding HEAT repeat domain-containing protein, with protein MFRGIDEVDWASLRHAYGSAEDVPGLLRGLASADPAERQTALDGLYGTVHHEGGVYDSTLACVPFLLALAVREEVRDRAEVVELLVSIGDVEGAPDGPAASARDALRARADVFERLVGDADPGVRRAAAGALVRFPGRPARVLALLRDRITVERDDRVLLALAESLGLFARRYRPTDAAPTAGAVRLLTELSGPPHGPGLRLAALGQLAGCAPDMLPADLVPTVVRLLRERSGQRAPAGHPYDDPGPDTLAGRLRRLRPSDEEGSRLLRTLHSALGSRVPDRVALLCGQLTSPDPLDRCNGVWMSAGLIREWRTGHAEPVTLIGNQLGAQEARLHDAAVAVLVELLALAAPAADPLYALVTYRPELRIRHGERGGPALGGPLRALAGAGDARAVPVLAEVLAGPVVPNDLGLVIPHLGGAAVPLAPALRRRLARVPLDASDVCERAVPLLSALAALGDVESTPAVVRLLRGMPGGVPQRDAVTTAAVRSLGAFGGAAREAIPDLRGLLGTDSAVAAADALWSVTGDADAVLPVLLRELSDTGSGHRRHAAAVLGRLGPAARPALPGLREMAASGDAWTRATAACAVWRTAGEPEQFLPALRSAWWEHPRTRTTIAECVAALGPAGAPLHDMLRAELAAPRRHRGDSEGHRIREDLALLRTCREALAGQGRP; from the coding sequence GTGTTCAGGGGGATCGACGAGGTCGACTGGGCCTCGCTGCGCCATGCCTACGGCAGCGCGGAGGACGTGCCCGGACTGTTGCGGGGGCTGGCCTCCGCCGACCCGGCCGAGCGACAGACCGCGCTCGACGGGCTGTACGGCACGGTGCACCACGAGGGCGGGGTCTACGACTCGACCCTCGCCTGTGTTCCGTTTCTCCTCGCGCTCGCCGTGCGCGAGGAGGTGCGGGACCGGGCGGAGGTGGTGGAGCTCCTCGTCAGCATCGGTGACGTCGAGGGTGCCCCCGATGGTCCCGCGGCAAGCGCCCGGGATGCCCTGCGCGCGCGTGCCGACGTCTTCGAACGGCTCGTCGGGGACGCGGACCCCGGGGTGCGCCGGGCAGCCGCCGGGGCGCTGGTGCGGTTCCCCGGCCGGCCGGCCCGCGTGCTCGCCCTGTTGCGGGACCGGATCACCGTGGAGCGGGACGACCGGGTCCTGCTCGCCCTGGCGGAGAGCCTCGGCCTGTTCGCACGGCGGTACCGCCCCACCGATGCCGCCCCCACCGCCGGGGCGGTGCGCCTGCTGACCGAGCTGAGCGGGCCCCCGCACGGCCCCGGCCTCCGGCTCGCCGCGCTCGGGCAACTCGCGGGGTGCGCCCCGGACATGCTCCCCGCCGATCTCGTACCGACCGTCGTCCGTCTGCTCAGGGAGAGATCCGGGCAGCGGGCCCCGGCGGGGCACCCGTACGACGATCCCGGCCCGGACACGCTCGCCGGCCGGCTGCGGCGGCTGCGCCCCTCGGACGAGGAGGGGTCGCGGCTGCTGCGGACCCTGCACTCGGCGCTCGGCAGCCGGGTGCCCGACCGGGTCGCCCTGCTGTGCGGACAGCTGACCAGCCCGGATCCCCTCGACCGGTGCAACGGCGTGTGGATGTCGGCCGGGCTGATCCGTGAGTGGCGTACCGGCCACGCGGAGCCGGTCACCCTGATCGGCAACCAACTGGGCGCGCAGGAGGCCCGGTTGCACGATGCGGCGGTCGCCGTCCTGGTGGAGCTCCTCGCGCTGGCCGCGCCCGCCGCGGACCCTCTGTACGCGCTGGTGACGTACCGTCCCGAGCTTCGGATACGGCACGGGGAGCGGGGTGGGCCGGCCCTCGGCGGTCCGCTCAGGGCACTGGCCGGGGCCGGGGACGCGCGGGCCGTGCCGGTGCTGGCGGAGGTGCTGGCGGGCCCGGTCGTCCCGAACGATCTGGGGCTGGTGATCCCCCACTTGGGCGGCGCGGCCGTTCCGCTCGCCCCGGCGCTGCGGCGACGGCTCGCCCGCGTGCCGCTCGACGCGTCCGATGTGTGCGAACGGGCCGTTCCCCTGCTGTCGGCCCTCGCTGCACTGGGCGACGTCGAGTCCACCCCGGCGGTCGTGCGTCTGCTGCGGGGCATGCCGGGCGGCGTGCCGCAGCGCGACGCCGTCACCACTGCCGCGGTCCGTTCCCTCGGCGCGTTCGGCGGTGCGGCGCGCGAGGCGATACCGGATCTGCGCGGGCTGCTGGGCACCGACAGCGCGGTGGCGGCGGCCGACGCGCTGTGGTCGGTCACGGGCGACGCCGACGCCGTGCTGCCCGTCCTGCTGCGGGAGTTGTCGGACACCGGGAGCGGTCACCGGCGCCATGCCGCCGCCGTACTGGGGCGGTTGGGCCCGGCGGCGCGTCCGGCCCTGCCCGGGCTGCGCGAGATGGCCGCCTCCGGCGACGCCTGGACGCGGGCCACGGCCGCGTGCGCGGTGTGGCGCACGGCCGGGGAGCCGGAGCAGTTCCTCCCTGCCCTGCGTTCGGCATGGTGGGAACACCCGCGCACGCGCACGACGATCGCGGAGTGCGTCGCGGCACTGGGACCGGCGGGAGCACCCCTGCACGACATGCTCCGGGCGGAGCTCGCCGCCCCCCGGCGGCATCGCGGCGACTCCGAAGGCCACCGCATACGCGAGGACCTGGCGTTGCTACGGACGTGCCGGGAGGCACTGGCCGGGCAGGGGCGCCCATAG
- a CDS encoding Rv1733c family protein encodes MALRGPKVWLWRWRRNPLRRRADRVEAWVVLGVWLLTVFVGVLAGTAVSRSVEDGLARERVEWRPLVGRLAERAPGTAAENAQVSRAEQVWATVRWTAADGSEHSGQLRVPAGSAAGAPVTVWTDPEGRQVTRPVTEPQARVRASLIGAVAGLCAAVVPLGAGRGLRSRLERRRIDQWDAEWSRFGPMWGRTAG; translated from the coding sequence ATGGCGTTACGTGGTCCGAAGGTGTGGCTGTGGCGCTGGCGGCGCAACCCGCTCAGGCGCCGCGCCGACAGGGTGGAGGCGTGGGTCGTCCTGGGCGTCTGGCTGCTCACCGTCTTCGTGGGGGTGCTGGCCGGGACGGCGGTGAGCCGCTCCGTGGAGGACGGGCTGGCCCGGGAACGGGTCGAGTGGCGCCCGCTCGTGGGACGGCTCGCCGAGCGCGCTCCCGGGACGGCCGCCGAGAACGCCCAGGTGTCCCGGGCCGAGCAGGTGTGGGCCACGGTGCGGTGGACCGCCGCGGACGGCTCCGAGCACTCCGGTCAGCTGCGGGTCCCGGCGGGCAGCGCCGCCGGCGCCCCGGTCACCGTGTGGACCGACCCCGAGGGCCGCCAGGTCACCCGGCCCGTCACCGAGCCCCAGGCCCGCGTACGGGCCTCTCTGATCGGCGCTGTGGCGGGCCTGTGCGCCGCGGTCGTCCCCCTGGGCGCCGGCCGAGGCCTCCGCAGCCGCCTGGAGCGCCGCCGCATCGACCAGTGGGACGCGGAGTGGTCGCGCTTCGGCCCGATGTGGGGGCGTACGGCGGGCTGA